One Mugil cephalus isolate CIBA_MC_2020 chromosome 12, CIBA_Mcephalus_1.1, whole genome shotgun sequence DNA segment encodes these proteins:
- the LOC125017872 gene encoding trace amine-associated receptor 13c-like → METKDEVDLCFPQLFNSSCKKPASPHSELVLLHIVLSSISVLTVVLNLLVIISVSHFRRLHTPTNILLLSLAISDFLVGLLSMPGEILNTTCWFLGDLACTLYNYVSYVITSASVGDMVLISVDRYVAICDPMHYSSRVTEKRVKLCVCLCWLCSVFYTSLISKDDFTQLGKNKTCYGECDVSVSYTAGVTDVILTFIVPITVIVVLYMRVFVVAVSQAHAMRSHIAAVTVQVSLTLTKKSELKAARTLGVLVVVFLICFCPYYCVALAGNDSVSSSYMTFVLYLLYFNSCLNPLIYALFYPWFRKAIKLIVTLQILQPGSSEANIM, encoded by the exons ATGGAGACCAAGGATGAGGTAGACCTCTGCTTTCCACAGCTCTTCAACAGCTCCTGCAAAAAGCCAGCGTCTCCTCACTCTGAACTTGTGCTCCTTCACATCGTGCTGTCCTCTATCTCGGTGCTGACCGTGGTTCTCAATCTGCTCGTCATCATCTCAGTCTCTCACTTCAG GAGGCTCCACACTCCCActaacatcctcctcctctctctggccATCTCAGACTTTCTCGTCGGCCTCTTGTCGATGCCGGGAGAAATCCTCAACACAACCTGCTGGTTTCTTGGTGATCTCGCATGTACTCTTTATAATTATGTCTCTTACGTGATTACCAGTGCCTCAGTAGGAGACATGGTGCTCATATCAGTCGACCGCTATGTTGCAATTTGTGACCCCATGCACTACTCCTCCAGAGTCACTGAGAAGAGAGTtaaactctgtgtttgtctgtgttggctctgttctgttttctacACCTCTCTCATTTCAAAGGATGATTTTACTCAACTAGGCAAGAATAAAACCTGTTACGGAGAATGTGATGTTTCGGTGAGCTACACTGCAGGGGTTACTGATGTTATTTTAACGTTTATTGTTCCCATCACTGTCATCGTAGTTCTATACATGAGAGTCTTTGTGGTAGCTGTGTCTCAGGCTCATGCCATGCGCTCTCACATTGCAGCTGTCACAGTCCAGGTTTCATTGACTCTAACAAAGAAATCTGAATTGAAAGCAGCCAGGACTCTTGGTGTTCTTGTAGTTGTCTTCCTAATATGCTTCTGCCCATATTATTGTGTTGCTCTTGCCGGTAATGACTCAGTCAGTAGCTCGTATATGACTTTTGTCTTGTATCTATTGTATTTCAACTCTTGTCTAAACCCTTTAATCTATGCACTGTTTTACCCCTGGTTTAGAAAAGCTATTAAACTCATTGTCACTCTGCAGATACTGCAGCCTGGTTCCAGTGAGGCCAACATAATGTAG
- the LOC125017926 gene encoding trace amine-associated receptor 13c-like — protein METKDEADLCFPQLFNSSCKKPASPHSELVLLHIVLSSISVLTVVLNLLVIISVSHFRRLHTPTNILLLSLAISDFLVGLLLMPGEILNTTCWFLSDLACTLYNYASYVITSASVGDMVLISVDRYVAICDPMHYSSRITEKRVKLCVCLCWLCSVFYTSLISKDDFTQLGKNKTCYGECDVSVSYTAGVTDVILTFIVPITVIVVLYMRVFVVAVSQAHAMRSHIAAVTVQVSLTLTKKSELKAARTLGVLVVVFLICFCPYYCVALASNDSVSSSYITFVLYLLYFNSCLNPLIYALFYPWFRKAIKLIVTLQILKPGSSDTNIM, from the exons ATGGAGACCAAGGATGAAGCAGACCTCTGCTTTCCACAGCTCTTCAACAGCTCCTGCAAAAAGCCAGCGTCTCCTCACTCTGAACTTGTGCTCCTTCACATCGTGCTGTCCTCCATCTCTGTGCTGACCGTGGTTCTCAATCTGCTCGTCATCATCTCAGTCTCTCACTTCAG GAGGCTCCACACTCCCActaacatcctcctcctctctctggccATCTCAGACTTTCTCGTCGGCCTCTTGTTGATGCCGGGAGAAATCCTCAACACAACCTGCTGGTTTCTCAGTGATCTCGCATGTACTCTGTATAATTATGCCTCTTACGTGATTACCAGTGCCTCAGTAGGAGACATGGTGCTCATATCAGTCGACCGCTATGTTGCAATTTGTGACCCCATGCACTACTCCTCCAGAATCACTGAGAAGAGAGTTAAACTCTGCGTTTGTCTGTGTtggctctgctctgttttctaCACCTCTCTCATTTCAAAGGATGATTTTACTCAACTAGGTAAGAATAAAACCTGTTACGGAGAATGTGATGTTTCGGTGAGCTACACTGCAGGGGTTACTGatgttattttaacatttattgttcCCATCACTGTCATCGTAGTTCTATACATGAGAGTCtttgtggtggctgtgtctcAGGCTCATGCCATGCGCTCTCACATTGCAGCCGTCACAGTCCAGGTTTCATTGACTCTAACAAAGAAATCTGAATTGAAAGCAGCCAGGACTCTTGGTGTTCTTGTAGTTGTCTTCCTAATATGCTTCTGCCCATATTATTGTGTTGCTCTTGCCAGTAATGACTCAGTCAGTAGCTCATATATAACTTTTGTCTTGTATCTGTTGTATTTCAACTCCTGTCTAAACCCTTTAATCTATGCACTGTTTTACCCCTGGTTTAGAAAAGCTATTAAACTCATTGTCACTCTGCAGATACTGAAGCCTGGTTCCAGTGACACCAACATAATGTAG